CCCGCGAACACTGGCTATGAGCGCCTACGCCGATCTGGACACCTCTATCCTCGACGAACTTCCGCCGGGCCGCACTCCAGTCAATACATTGGTGATCGCCGACAGCCGCCGTCTCGAAGTCATCGCGCGGGTTCGCCAAGCTTGCAACGAAGGGCGCCAAGCTTACTGGGTGTGCACGCTGATTGAAGAATCGGAAGAGCTTACTTGCCAGGCCGCCGAGACAACATTTACAGATTTGAGTGAAGCACTGGTCGGGCTGCATGTCGGCCTGATACACGGACGCATGAAGCCCGCTGAAAAAGCCGCCGTGATGGAGCGCTTCAAGCTAGGCGAACTGCAGCTACTGGTGGCAACGACGGTCATTGAGGTCGGTGTTGACGTACCCAATGCCAGCCTGATGATCATTGAGAACCCGGAGCGACTTGGTCTGGCCCAACTTCACCAGTTACGAGGCCGAGTTGGCCGCGGTAGTGCCGCAAGTCATTGTTTGTTGTTGTATCACGCGCCATTATCTCAATTGGGACGACAGCGCTTGGCAATCATGCGCGAGACCAGCGATGGCTTCGTGATTGCAGAGAAAGACTTGGAATTGCGTGGCCCTGGTGAAATGCTCGGTACCCGCCAGACCGGTTTGCTGCAATTTAAGGTGGCCGACCTGATGCGCGACGCTGATCTTCTACCCGCCGTAAGGGACGCGGCGCAGACGCTGCTGGAACACTGGCCTGAGCATGTCAGCCCGTTACTCGAACGCTGGCTGCGGCATGGCCAGCAGTATGGACAAGTGTAATATCGTCTTTAGAGCACTCCGGCATCATTACAGCCAGACTGCCCGACAATCAACTTAACAGGTTTGCTGTACACCATGACTGAGCCCGCCTCCTCGCCAGATACGTCCACGCAAGCGCCGCACGTGATCACACAACTGCTGCAAAAGCTGGGCATCCACCATGAAGCTCAGCTCGACAGCACTGAACTCCCTGCGGCACAGCGCTTACAAGCTATCCTGCTGGATGATGCTGTAGGCGCACTGCTGGTTCTATACAGCCAAGACCAACTACTGGATCTGGCCCGCCTCACTGAACTGACCGGACGGCACCTCACCGTCATCAAAGCTGAACGACTGGAACGCATGCTCGATAAGCATGCCCTTAAAGTACTCCCTGGCATCCCAGCGCTGACCAGCTCCCCCTGCCTGTACGATGAGCGCATCTTGCAACAGCAGGTTCTGTACATTGAGTCAGGCCAGCCCGGCGTGCTGCTGAAAGTCAGCACTGAATCGTTCAAAGCCCTGCTAAGCAAGGCCAGCGCCGCACGTTTTGGCGAGCCTGTGGAAAACATTCGTCTGAATCTGAATCGTCCAGATGATGACCGCGCCGAAATTACTCAGGCCGTGCAGGCGTTTACTGCGCGCCGGATACAGCAGCGTCTCGAAGAGACCATTGAGATTCCACCGCTGGCCAAGACCGCAAAACAGCTTATGAAGCTGCGGGTAAACCCGGATGCAAGCGTCAATGACATCACCAGCGTAGTCGAAACCGACCCCGCCCTGGCCGCTCAGGTCATCAGTTGGGCAGCGTCCCCTTACTATGCAGCCCCCAGCAAAATTCGCTCGGTAGAAGATGCTATCGTCCGTGTACTGGGGTTTGATTTGGTCATCAACCTGGCCCTGGGTCTGGCAATGGACAAATCCCTCAGCCTGCCCAAAGACAGCCCACAGCGCTCAACGCCGTACTGGCAACAAGCGATTTACACTGCGGCCGTCATTGATGGACTGACCCAAGCCCTGCCCCGCGCCCATCGCCCAGAAGCCGGCCTGACCTACCTTGCCGGCCTGCTGCACAACTTCGGCTACCTGGTGCTGGCCCATGTTTTCCCGCCGCATTTCTCCTTGATATGCCGCCACCTGGAAGCCAATCCGCACTTGCATCACAACTATATCGAGCAGCACCTGCTTGGCATCACCCGCGAGCAGATCGGCGCATGGCTTATGCGCCACTGGGACATGCCAGAGGAGATCGTGGCTGCCCTGCGCTTCCAGCAAGACCCAGACTACGACGGTGAATACGCCCTGTTCCCAAATATGACCTGCCTGGCCATACGCCTGCTCAACAACCATGGCATCGGCAGCG
The Pseudomonas mendocina DNA segment above includes these coding regions:
- a CDS encoding HDOD domain-containing protein — encoded protein: MTEPASSPDTSTQAPHVITQLLQKLGIHHEAQLDSTELPAAQRLQAILLDDAVGALLVLYSQDQLLDLARLTELTGRHLTVIKAERLERMLDKHALKVLPGIPALTSSPCLYDERILQQQVLYIESGQPGVLLKVSTESFKALLSKASAARFGEPVENIRLNLNRPDDDRAEITQAVQAFTARRIQQRLEETIEIPPLAKTAKQLMKLRVNPDASVNDITSVVETDPALAAQVISWAASPYYAAPSKIRSVEDAIVRVLGFDLVINLALGLAMDKSLSLPKDSPQRSTPYWQQAIYTAAVIDGLTQALPRAHRPEAGLTYLAGLLHNFGYLVLAHVFPPHFSLICRHLEANPHLHHNYIEQHLLGITREQIGAWLMRHWDMPEEIVAALRFQQDPDYDGEYALFPNMTCLAIRLLNNHGIGSGPQGEIPQSLYDNLGISREKALEAVSRVLHAETALRELASQFQLGH